The Streptomyces lienomycini sequence GTCGTGCCAGATGCGCTCGGCCTCGTCGTCGTCCTTGTACACGGTGATCCACAGGCGCTCGGGGTCGAGGCCGTAACCGCCCTTGTCCTGGGGGCTGGTGAGCAGCTCCCAGGCGTACTTGATGGCGCCTTCCTTGAAGTAGTCGCCGAAGGAGAAGTTGCCGCACATCTGGAAGAACGTGCCGTGGCGGGTGGTCTTGCCGACCTCTTCGATGTCCGGTGTGCGCACGCACTTCTGCACGCTGGTGGCGCGGTCGAAGGGCGGCTTGACCTCACCGAGGAAGTAGGGCTTGAAGGGCACCATGCCGGCCGGGACGAGGAGCAGAGTCGGGTCGTCCGCGATGAGCGACGCCGAAGGGACGACGGTGTGACCGCGCTCCTCGAAGAAGCTCAACCAGCGGCGACGAATCTCGGCCGACTCCATCAGTGGTCCTCATTCCGGTTGTACGAGTACGGCGTCCTGTCGTCGACGACGTACTGGGGGTTGGTGCGGTTCTCGATGGCGGCGCGGTGCCGGGGTGCGGCGAGCGGCTGGTCGACGGGGGCCGCCAGGCCCAGCGCGTCGTCCAGTTCGGCCTCCCGCTGGGCCATGTTGTCGCGGACGTCGAGCGCGAAGCCCACCGCGCGGTCCCTGACCCGGGTGCCCACGTCCAGCGCCTTGTTGGCCGCGGTCGCGGCGAGGCTGTCGGGGGTGAGCTGCTTCAGCTTCCGGTTGACCTTGGTGGTGGCCCACACGCCGGCGGCCACGCCGGTGCCGAACCAGAACGTACGGCGGAACATCGCTGGATCAGTCCTTCTTCCGCTTCGTCCGCCGCGCGGCCGGGATCGTACGGCCGACGATCACGGCACGCCGCGGCTCCTTGGCCCGGCCGGCGGGCACGTCTTCCTTGCGACCGCCGAGTGCCCGGCGCACGCCGTACCCGAACGCCGCGACCTTGACCAGGGGGCCGCCGAAGGTGGAGGCCACGGTCGTGGAGAGCGCGGAGGCGTTCGACGTGACCTCCTGGACGTCGGAGGCGATCGCGTCGACCCGGTCGATCTGGGTCTGCGCGGAGCGCACCGCCGACGAGGCGTCGGCCAGCAGCGGCACCGCCTGGTCGGTCACGTCCGCCACGAGTTTGGTGGTCGTCCTGAGCGTCTGGGCCAGCCTCGCCAGTGCGACGGCGAGGAAGGAGACCAGGATCGCCCAGAAGACGGCCACCAGGATCCCGGCCACCTCGCCACCGGACACTGTGTGCACCCGCTCCCTGAAACGACGTACCTGAGAATTGACGTACCTGAGCTTCGAAAAAGTCGTGCGGCGAGCCTATCGCGCCGCGCGCGGGGCTCCGTACCCGATCGCCGTCCGCGCGGCGGAGTGCGGTGAAGTCGCGGGAAGCGATTGTACGGAGTGAATTCGGTTCAGTACGCTCCGTGTTTCATGCGAGACCATCGGCGCGACGGCATCCCGCACGGCAACCTACCGCTGGAACTCGACACGTTCGTGGGCAGAGCGAGGGAGCTCGCGGAGCTGGGCCGGGCGTTGGACTCCGGGCGGCTGGTCACGGTCGCCGGGGCCGGTGGCGTCGGCAAGTCGCGCCTCGCGGCACGGGCGGCCGTCCGGCGCACCCCCCGGGACGGGGTGTGGCGGGTGGAGCTGGCGCCGGTGCGCGACGAGGAGTTCGTGGACTACGCGGTCGTGGAGACGCTGGGCCTGACCGACCACACCACCCGGCTGCCGCGCGAGACGCTGTTCGCGCACCTCGCCGAGCGGGAGCTGCTGCTGGTCCTGGACGGGTTCGAGCACCTGGTGGACGCCTGTGCCGCGCTGGTGACCGACCTGCTGGGCCGCGCCCCCGGGCTCCGGGTGCTGGCGGTGGGTCGCAGGCCGCTGGGCGTGGCCGGGGAGCGGCTGATCCCGCTGGCGCCGCTGGGGCCGGAGGAGGCGGTGGAGCTGCTCACGGTCCGGGCCGGTCAGCTCCATGTCACGTGCGGCTACGACGCCGATCCGGACGCGGACCACCGGGAGGTGCGGGAGCTGTGCCGGCGCCTGGACGGGATCCCGCTGGCGATCGAGCTGGCCGCGGGGCGCCTGGGCGCGCTGTCCCCGGGGCAGGTGCTGCGGCGGCTGGACGACCGGTTCCGGCTGCTGACGGGCGGGGACCGCACCGCGCTGCCCCGGCACCGGACGCTGCGCACGGCGATCGGCTGGAGCCACGAGCTGTGCACGCCGCCGGAGCGGCTGCTGTGGGCACGCCTGTCGGTGTTCGCCGGGCCGTTCGACCTGGAGGCCGCCGAGTACGTGTGCAGCGGCGACGGGCTGCCGGCCGAGGACGTGCTCGACGTGCTCTCCGCGCTGCTCGCCCAGTCGGTGCTGACCCGCGAGGAGTCCCCGGTGGGGGTGCGCTTCCGGATGCTCGACACGGTGCGGGCGTACGGCACCGACTGGCTGGAGGCGACGGGGGACGCGCCCCGGCTGCGGCGGCGGCACCGGGACTGGTACGTGGGGTTGGCGACCTGGTGCGAGCTGGAGTGGTTCTCGCCCCGGCAGAGCGAGGTCGCGGCGCGGGTCGACGCGGAGCTGCCGAATCTGCGCGGCGCGCTGGAGCACTGCCTGAGCGAACCGGACGGGGTGCATCTGGGCCAGTACCTGGCGGGTGCCCTCTGGTTCCACTGGGTCGGCTGCGGGCGGCTGTCGGAGGGGCGGCACTGGCTGGAGCAGGCGGTGCGGCTGGAGGCGGAGCCGACGGCGGGCGAGCAGTCCCGGCTGAAGGCGCTGTGGGTGCTCGCGCACGTGGCGATCCTCCAGGGCGACACGGTGCCCGCGCTGGCGGCGCTGCAGGAGTGCCGCCGGGAGGCGGAGCGGTCGGCGAACCCGACGGCGGTGGCGTACGCGGAGCACCGCACCGGCTGCCTGGCGCTGGTGACGGACGACCTGCCGCGCGCGGAGGCGTTGCTGCGTTCCGCGCTGCACCGCTACCGGGAGATCGGCGAACTCAACAGCAACGTGCTGATGGGCCAGGTGGAGTTGGCGATGGCCCGGGCGTTCCAGGGCGATCTGCCGGACGCGGTGCGCCTGTGCGAGGACGTGCGCCAGGTGTGCGTGGACCACGGCGAGCGCTGGGCCCGGGGGTACGCCCTGTACGTGCTGGCGTACGCGGCCTGGAGCGAGGGGGATCCGGTGCGCGCCCGCGAGCTGCTGGCCGACTGCCTGGGCGGTGCGCACCGCTTCCGCGACCAGCTGGGCTCGGTGCTGGCGGTGGAGCTGCTCGCCCTGGTCACGGTGGCGGAGGGCGACGCCACGGAGGCCGCGGTGCTGCAGGGCGCGGCGGGGCGGATGTGGCCGTCGGTGGGTCTGCCGCTGTTCGGCTCGGCGCACTACAACGCGCCGCACGAGCTGTGCGAGGCGGCGGCGCGGGAGCAACTGGGCGACGAGCGGTACGAGGAGTGCGTGCGGCACGGGGCGCGGCTCGGGCGGCGGGAGGCGGTGGCGCGGGCGCTGCGCCGGCCGGGGTGCCGGCCTCGCTGCCGGCGCCGCGCCCGGCGGCCGGCCGGCGGGCCGCGGCGGGCGCCGGGACGGCGAAGCCCGCCGCCTCGCCCACCCGGAAGGGCGGGGAGACGGCGGGCTGAGGTACCGCTGGTGGTACTGCGCCGGGGCTGGGATCAGCGGGCGTAGTACTCGACGACGAGCTGCTCGTCGCAGATCACCGGGATCTCCTTGCGGTTCGGCTCGCGGTCCAGGCGGAACGCCAGGGCCTTGAGGTTCACCTGGAGGTAGCGCGGGGTCTCGCCGTCGGGGGCGAAGCCACCCTCGCGGGCGATGGTGAAGAGCGTCTTCTCCTTGGAGCGGTCGCGCACCTGCACGACGTCGTCCGGGCGGACGCGGAAGGACGGCTTGTCGACCTTCTGGCCGTTGACCTGGATGTGGCCGTGGACGACCATCTGGCGGGCCTGGTAGATCGTGCGGGCGATGCCCGAACGCAGGACCAGCGCGTCGAGACGGCGCTCGAGCTCGATGACCAGGGCCTCGCCGGTCTTCATGTTGGTCTTGGAGGCACGCTCGTAGGCGCGGACGAGCTGGCGCTCGCTGAGGTCGTACTGCGCGCGCAGACGCTGCTTCTCGAGCAGACGGACCTTGTAGTCCGAGTTCTGCTTGCGGCCGCGGCCGTGCTCGCCCGGCGGGTAGGGGCGGGCCTCGAAGTACTTGACGGCCTTCGGGGTCAGCGCGATGCCGAGGGCACGCGACTTCTTGACCTTGGGACGGGGCTGGTTCGCCACTGTCTGTGTCTCTTTCCTGGTTTCCGGCTTGTCAGGGTTGAGGGAGGTCGCATCCGCAGCCGGGGAAACCCGCCGGGTCCGCTCGGGACCTGTCGGGCAGCCGCTCCCCTGGTCTGGGCACATACGTGCAGCACGCGAGTGGCCCACCGACCGCTTCCGGAACTCCGGGTGGTGGTGGGCTGCCCGCGACACCATCGACGGTGCGCGACGCTCCTGGAACCCGCTGGGGGTTCCGGCCGATCGCCCCGTTCTGACTGCACGGGGCACGGCACTGCGGGTCATTCTACAGGCTGCTCAGGACCGCTTGCGACCGAGGTGCCCGCGGGTCCACTCCACCGCGTCCGCGTATCTCGCCTCGGCTCCGTGCCGGGTCGGCGCGTAGTACGTGCGGTCCTTCAGCTCGTCCGGGGCGTACTGCTGGGCGGCGATGCCCTCCGGCAGGTCGTGCGGGTACACGTAGCCCTGCCCGTGCCCCAGCTTGCCCGCGCCCTTGTAGTGGCTGTCGCGCAGGTGCGCGGGGACCGGTCCGGCGTGGCCCTTGCGCACGTCCTCCAGGGCGGCGCCGATGGCGGTGGTCGCGGCGTTGGACTTGGGGGCGAGGGCCAGGGCGATGGTGGCGTGGCTGAGGGTGAGGGCGGCCTCGGGGAAGCCGATCATGGCGACGGCCTGGGCGGCCGCCACGGCGATCTGCAGCGCGTTGGGGTCGGCGAGGCCGATGTCCTCGCTGGCGGAGATCATCAGGCGCCGGGCGATGAAGCGGGGGTCCTCGCCGGCCTCGACCATCCGGGCCAGGTAGTGCAGGGCGGCGTCCACGTCGGAGCCGCGGATGGACTTGATCAGGGCGCTGGCGACGTCGTAGTGCTGGTCGCCGTCGCGGTCGTACTTCACGGCGGCCCGGTCGACCGTCTCCTCCAGCGTGCTCAGGGCGATCTCCGGCTCGCCCTTGTCCAGCGCGGCCCCGGCGGCGGCCTCCAGGGCGGTCAGGGCGCGGCGGGCGTCGCCGCCCGCGATGCGCAGGAGGTGCTCCTCGGTGTCCTCGGGCAGGGCGAGGGCTCCCCCCAGGCCGCGCTCGTCGGTCAGGGCGCGGCGCAGCAGGTTCCGGAGATCGTCGTCGGTGAGGGGTTCGAGGGTGAGCAGGAGGGAGCGGGAGAGCAGTGGGGAGATCACCGAGAAGTACGGGTTCTCGGTGGTGGCGGCGATCAGGGTGACCCAGCGGTTCTCGACGGCCGGGAGGAGGGAGTCCTGCTGGGCCTTGCTGAAGCGGTGGATCTCGTCGAGGAAGAGGACGGTCTCCTTGCCGTATCCGCCGACCGCGCGGCGGGCGCCGTCGATGACCGCGCGGACCTCCTTGACGCCCGCGGTGATCGCCGACAGCTCCACGAACCGCTTGTTGGTGGCCTTGGAGACGACGTACGCCAGGGTGGTCTTGCCGGTGCCCGGCGGGCCCCAGAGGATGACCGAGGAGGGGCCGGCGGGGCCGGAGCCTCCCTCGCCCACCAGACGGCGCAGGGGGGATCCGGGCTTGAGCAGGTGCTGCTGACCGACGACCTCGTCGAGGGTGCGCGGGCGCATCCGCACGGCGAGGGGGCTGCCGGTCGGGTCCTTCTCCTGGCGTTCTTCGGCTGCGGCGGTGAACAGGTCGGGCTCCACGCTCTGAACCCTAAATGACCGCACTGACAACCGGGCCGCCCGTCAGCTGGTCCAGAAGTCCCACCAGCGGGTGAGGATCATCATGCCGATGATGCCGACGTGGAGCACCGGCAGGACCCAGGTGAACTCGCCGAAGAACCCGCGCAGCCAGTTCGGCGCGGGCAGGAAGCCCTTGCGGACGTTGAAGGACGTCACGTACCAGAACATCAGGATGGTGGCGACCCAGGCCAGGCAGCACCACAGGCACAGCGAGTTGATCCGGTACAGGGACTGGAACTGCAGCCAGGAGACGAACGCGACACCGAAGAGGCAGCCGGCGTTGAAGGTGAGCCAGTACCAGCGCGGGTAGGTGGCGCGGGCGAGCAGGCTCATGCCGACGCAGATGACGATGCCGTAGGCGACGAGGCCGAGCATCGGGTTGGGGAAGCCGAAGACGGAGGCCTGGTCGCTCTCCATGATGTTGCCGCAGGAGACGACCGGGTTGAGGCTGCAGCCGGGCGTGAACGTGGTGCCGGCGACCTTGGCCTCGAGGATCTTCTGCTTGTCGATCGTGATGACCCAGGCGGCGAGCAGGCCGGCCGCGCCCGTGATCACCAGCAGCAGCGCGAGGGCGCGGCTGCCGCCCTCGGTGCGTGTGGCTCGGGTGGTGGGGTCCGGCGCGGACTCTGCCACGGTGGAGGCGTCCTTCACTGTCGTCTTGCTCATCACGCCGATTCCGTCACTGGAGAGTGGGACCTGCTTCGGGCAGGGGCCATTGT is a genomic window containing:
- a CDS encoding vitamin K epoxide reductase family protein is translated as MSKTTVKDASTVAESAPDPTTRATRTEGGSRALALLLVITGAAGLLAAWVITIDKQKILEAKVAGTTFTPGCSLNPVVSCGNIMESDQASVFGFPNPMLGLVAYGIVICVGMSLLARATYPRWYWLTFNAGCLFGVAFVSWLQFQSLYRINSLCLWCCLAWVATILMFWYVTSFNVRKGFLPAPNWLRGFFGEFTWVLPVLHVGIIGMMILTRWWDFWTS
- a CDS encoding DUF948 domain-containing protein, whose protein sequence is MHTVSGGEVAGILVAVFWAILVSFLAVALARLAQTLRTTTKLVADVTDQAVPLLADASSAVRSAQTQIDRVDAIASDVQEVTSNASALSTTVASTFGGPLVKVAAFGYGVRRALGGRKEDVPAGRAKEPRRAVIVGRTIPAARRTKRKKD
- a CDS encoding replication-associated recombination protein A, whose translation is MEPDLFTAAAEERQEKDPTGSPLAVRMRPRTLDEVVGQQHLLKPGSPLRRLVGEGGSGPAGPSSVILWGPPGTGKTTLAYVVSKATNKRFVELSAITAGVKEVRAVIDGARRAVGGYGKETVLFLDEIHRFSKAQQDSLLPAVENRWVTLIAATTENPYFSVISPLLSRSLLLTLEPLTDDDLRNLLRRALTDERGLGGALALPEDTEEHLLRIAGGDARRALTALEAAAGAALDKGEPEIALSTLEETVDRAAVKYDRDGDQHYDVASALIKSIRGSDVDAALHYLARMVEAGEDPRFIARRLMISASEDIGLADPNALQIAVAAAQAVAMIGFPEAALTLSHATIALALAPKSNAATTAIGAALEDVRKGHAGPVPAHLRDSHYKGAGKLGHGQGYVYPHDLPEGIAAQQYAPDELKDRTYYAPTRHGAEARYADAVEWTRGHLGRKRS
- the rpsD gene encoding 30S ribosomal protein S4; this encodes MANQPRPKVKKSRALGIALTPKAVKYFEARPYPPGEHGRGRKQNSDYKVRLLEKQRLRAQYDLSERQLVRAYERASKTNMKTGEALVIELERRLDALVLRSGIARTIYQARQMVVHGHIQVNGQKVDKPSFRVRPDDVVQVRDRSKEKTLFTIAREGGFAPDGETPRYLQVNLKALAFRLDREPNRKEIPVICDEQLVVEYYAR